The proteins below are encoded in one region of Thioalkalivibrio sp. K90mix:
- a CDS encoding TonB-dependent receptor domain-containing protein, translating to MGVPVAQAQDAEPTHLAPVQIIGDSVHARDLAGSGAVVEPEQLELDGTTDIHQALKTVPGMYVREEEGYGLRPNIGVRAAPPGRSSKVTIMEDGVLMAPAPYSNPAAYYFPTTKRIHSIEILKGAPLLRHGPQTTGGVVNLLSTPIPTERQGSIETVVGERGGLDVHGTWGDRVGDWSYMVETVQRRSDGFKDIDRSNRDSGFRVEDYVAKLRWDGDRQSVELKAQHSEEVSNETYLGLTDGDFSRAPNRRYGLSEIDQMDVEHQGASLTHEFDWSPHVRQTSTVYRNDTARNWFKLSGDLVADANEGDERAYRILQGTEDTSGGELTYRNNNREYVSQGVQTEFDLALGDHWIRTGVRYHEDEMDRFQPDELYDQVNGSLVRQSRVEPTGSNNRLEDAKAWSLWITDEWRVTNRLRLNLAMRYEDVRTSRVQYADPGRNTVEDRRSNAYSEWLPGASMTFDVNDNWQLLAGVHRGFSPLGGGSSDGEQPETSINWELGGRYRTNNLFVEAIGFHSDFTDQREDCSVGSPCSDGSTSGTFTTGEAEISGLELQAGTQFAMGRFQVPVSAAYTYTRARISRDNPAQGLEKGDHLQDIPRHQLNLRAGLEHPSGWDHYAVLNYTDSSCSSVGCNRSGSSFDETDSLMTVDLTSRYALSSQTDIFLRASNVFDEQRIVARSPYGARPNQPRTISVGLKHRF from the coding sequence ATGGGAGTCCCGGTGGCCCAGGCCCAGGATGCGGAGCCAACGCACTTGGCACCCGTGCAGATCATTGGTGACTCTGTGCATGCCCGGGATCTGGCTGGTTCGGGTGCCGTTGTGGAACCCGAACAGTTGGAACTGGATGGCACGACCGATATCCATCAGGCTCTTAAGACCGTCCCGGGCATGTATGTGCGTGAAGAAGAGGGTTATGGGCTAAGGCCGAACATTGGGGTCCGGGCCGCGCCCCCGGGCCGCAGCAGCAAGGTCACCATCATGGAGGACGGGGTGTTGATGGCGCCAGCGCCATACTCCAACCCGGCGGCGTACTATTTTCCGACCACCAAACGTATCCACTCCATTGAAATTCTCAAGGGTGCGCCGCTGCTACGGCATGGGCCGCAAACAACCGGCGGGGTGGTCAATCTGCTGTCGACTCCGATCCCGACCGAGCGTCAAGGCAGTATCGAGACCGTCGTCGGTGAGCGTGGAGGGCTGGACGTACACGGGACCTGGGGCGACCGCGTGGGGGATTGGAGCTACATGGTCGAAACGGTCCAGCGCCGTAGTGATGGGTTCAAGGATATCGACCGCAGTAACCGGGACAGTGGTTTCCGAGTCGAGGATTATGTCGCGAAGCTTCGGTGGGACGGGGACCGTCAGAGCGTCGAGCTCAAGGCACAGCATTCCGAGGAGGTTTCCAACGAGACCTACCTCGGCTTGACCGATGGCGACTTCTCCCGTGCGCCGAATCGCCGTTACGGGCTGTCCGAGATTGATCAGATGGATGTCGAGCATCAGGGTGCCAGCCTTACGCATGAATTCGACTGGTCGCCCCACGTGCGCCAGACCTCGACGGTCTACCGTAACGATACCGCTCGCAATTGGTTCAAGTTGAGCGGCGATCTGGTGGCGGATGCCAACGAGGGCGATGAACGTGCCTATCGGATCCTTCAGGGAACGGAAGATACCTCGGGTGGCGAGTTGACCTATCGCAACAACAATCGAGAGTACGTCTCCCAGGGAGTGCAAACCGAGTTTGACCTGGCTTTGGGTGATCACTGGATTCGTACGGGAGTGCGTTATCACGAAGACGAAATGGATCGGTTCCAGCCAGACGAACTCTATGACCAGGTTAATGGTTCGTTGGTACGCCAGAGTCGCGTCGAACCGACTGGTAGCAATAACCGTCTCGAGGATGCCAAGGCCTGGAGCCTCTGGATCACCGATGAATGGCGAGTGACGAACCGCCTGCGACTGAATCTCGCGATGCGCTACGAGGATGTGAGGACGTCCCGTGTCCAATATGCCGACCCGGGTCGGAACACCGTGGAAGACCGGCGCTCGAACGCCTACAGCGAATGGTTGCCCGGGGCTTCCATGACGTTCGATGTCAACGACAATTGGCAGCTACTGGCGGGGGTTCATCGCGGTTTCTCGCCTCTGGGTGGTGGATCGAGCGACGGTGAGCAACCCGAGACCAGCATCAACTGGGAGCTTGGAGGGCGTTATCGAACCAATAACCTTTTTGTCGAGGCGATTGGTTTCCATAGCGACTTTACCGACCAGAGAGAGGATTGTTCGGTAGGCTCGCCCTGCTCGGATGGCTCCACTTCCGGCACGTTCACCACCGGTGAAGCGGAGATCTCCGGGCTTGAACTCCAGGCCGGGACGCAATTTGCCATGGGACGTTTTCAAGTGCCGGTGTCGGCCGCCTATACCTATACCCGGGCGCGCATCAGTCGCGACAACCCGGCACAGGGTCTGGAGAAGGGCGATCACCTGCAGGATATCCCGCGCCATCAACTCAACCTGCGCGCGGGCCTGGAGCATCCCAGTGGCTGGGATCACTATGCGGTGCTGAACTACACCGATTCGTCCTGTAGCTCGGTTGGTTGCAATCGCAGTGGATCGTCCTTTGACGAGACGGATTCTTTGATGACGGTTGATCTGACAAGCCGTTATGCACTATCCAGCCAGACCGACATCTTCCTGCGGGCCAGCAACGTTTTCGATGAGCAACGCATCGTGGCACGTTCGCCCTACGGAGCCCGGCCGAACCAACCCCGTACGATTTCCGTCGGTTTGAAACACCGGTTCTGA